The genomic DNA CCATCCTCTAACAGGCTACTAACCAGGCATGACCACAAGGGAGCCCTGCGGCTCCATGGCTACGAGGCAGGCGCTGAGGATGGTGGGAGAATCAGCAGCTGAGATCCCACACATACGACAAGCCTCCCTCAGCTGGCGCCCTATTGAATGCAGGGAATGCTCCCCAAGGAGTGAGCTCCAGTCTagttgacagagagagagagagagagagagagagagagagagagagaagataaaAGCAGAGAGATTTAGATCAACAGGGAGAGCGATATGAAAAGTGAATCAGTCTCTAGTTCATTTGATATCATTCTCATATCTTAATCCTTCAGGGAAAATGaaggagaccaaaacaaatagAATGTGAATTATAAAATAAGAATAGAATATAAATGATTGAATCTGTTTAAAAATATGGTTTGAGTACAAGTATGTATATGTACCTGTGTATGCCCTGGAGTGTATGGACTATAAATGTATACAAGGCAACTCATAAATGTCAGAGCACTcaaagaagagaggagataaTCTAAACCACAATTTATGCTGAATGAATGGCCCTACTTACTGCTTTAACTTTGCTCAAAGCCAGAAATAGTAATAGTGTCTGAGTAAATATAGATACAGAAGAGTGCAAAGCCTCCAGCCACTTTATTTCAAATTACAGGAATACCAACATCCTTGTGTGGATAGATGTAAAATGGGTAAAGGACAAGTTTCTTTTGTTATATGTACCTGGGGATTTTAGGTGATTAtaagaatattattattagaataaaaacaggaaCTCTCTTTTGTACCTGAACATTACTCATTAGTAAAGTTTATTCATCAAGACAAATCTGATTCTTTTGAACTGGATTCACTCACCTTTTAGCTCTCCGTGCCCCAGTCTGCCTAATCGACCAATCACAATCCTCCAGGGCAGTGAGGTCATCTGGATGAGGCCAATACACCATTCCCACAGCTTCTGTAGTCCCATCTTCCTGGCTGAAACCTTGGGCCGCCGCGCTCTGAAGTAACACATAGAGAGATCAGACCTCTATCTCACACTAAACACATGTGAAAAAGGACAACTGTGCTCAGGACCATAAACAGCTTGCACACCTGTTGGGTACATCAATGTTGATAATGCAGGTCTCAAGGAGCTCCCCCTGCTGGTCAGTGCACGACACCAGGATCCAGCGCTGATCATGTGACAGGCAGTATCCAACAAAGAGCACATTGTATTTAGGAGGGATCTCTGCCCATATCTCCCCTTGTTCTGGTTGCTTGGGACGGGTCGGACCAAGGATGAAGGGGGGAGAGTACAGCTGCAGTGGGCTGGGATGCTGGAGAAGGAAACAAATGTGAGTTAATATGGACATGATCAATCATTTTCATGTATGTATAAGTTgcttaagaaaataaatcaaactttgaTTTGTCATGCCTACCTCTGGACTCTTTAGTACAGAATTAACAGTGGACACAGGTCCAAAACCAGTCAGGGACTTGATGTGGGTTTGCTGTGGCAGCAGGCGTCTGCATTGGGAGTAACAGGAGAAGGCCAAGGAGCGCAGATGTTGCAGGTACAAATGGCTCTCCCCACTGGCTGGCTGCAGAAGATACTGGCATGGCACCACCTACatacaacaacatgaaaagaaaagatgaagatcACAAGTGAATTCTGTTTAATTCTGTCCAGTGTAGATCGCAGAATCTTCCCACCTGTAGCACCAGTGCAGGTCTCATCATCTCAGGCAACGTCTGTAGCATCTCTGTGTAGCAACGAAGAAGCCCTAGAAGCCAAATGCTACTGGCCTCTACCTCatcactctcttcttcctctcccccttCATTTCTTGATCCACTTAAGCTAAGAAAAGCATCCACTATGTAAATAACGATAGCTGGTGGGTTGGTGTGGCTGTCCACTGAGTCAGCCACTGTTGGGATGCCGATTCTAGACTGCTCAGAGGTGCTGAAAGAGAGCAACAGAGTAAAGAAATGTATATAGTAAACCAGTACAATCGTATTAGTTCAAATGTGTGGAACAAAAACTTGAGAAAATGTCTTACAGTTCAGGGATTTCTGCTGGTGTGTTGGCTGGTGGTGTGGCACTGGAAGGCCCTTTAGAATCGCTGGTTGTCCCTTGGGTTGTCTCTCCCGTTTGGTTTGAGGTCGCTCCACTCGGAGTCGGAGCGTTTCCTGAACTTGCAGCCCCTGGAGCTTGTTCACCATCAGGACCCCAAGCTTGAGGCTGCCCAGAAGAGGCCGTTTGGGCTGAGGATGTGGGGTTTAAGGGAGGCTGGACTTTGGGAGGCAACAGAAGACTGCTGTCCAAAGGCAGGGCTGACAGCTGGGGacctgcatttaaaataatttaaatattaaaacttaaaaatgtatagattagattagattagatttgattAGACCATTTAAATGTTCTCACCAAGCTGTTGCTTGCAGGCATAAGCGTAGAGTTTAAGTTTGCTGAGGTTGTCGGTATGCTGCTGTCCAGCCCAGGGTCCAGTTAGCCACTGATCCACATCAAGTTCCTCCAGCTTTTCTTGTTCCACTTCATCCCCAACACGTACTAGTCCATCCCTGGACACTTTGGCCAGAGGACGGTGCTTCCCAAGGCGGCACGTCTGGAAACAGTTCATTCTCTCATCACAAACACTTATATCACAATATGTGTTGAATTTCTGCCATGCGTCTGATTCAGAATCAGATCTCCTACCTCGTAAACAGCACTGAGCTCCTGGAAGAAAGCCCGGGCTGCAGCCAGCAAAGAGGGGCTATTGGGACACAGCACCAAATATGCCACATCCCGCTGCCCCCCATAAGGCTCAAGCAGCAACTTCTCCCAGAAGGGTAACGCCAAAGGGGACAGTGCCAAGAAGTCTCTCTCACGGTCATAGCCCAGCAAGACTGTAGGGATGGGCAAGGGCTCTGGCGACTCCTCGGAACCTTAGACAAAAAGAGCAACATTTTTAGTTACAGCCTCTTTAGATATTTGTAGTATTACAGGTGAAATACAGTAAAAACCTAAAGCGAGAGACAGGATTTGAATGTACTGACTCACCGTAGGAACCTCTGCCAGCCATCTTATGAAACTGCTGCCAGGTGAGTGGACCCTGAACATGCTGGATATTTTCCCAGGTCCGTCCTGTTCTCTTCTTCTGGATAGCATCCTGCAGGAAAGgctgcagagacagcagcatGCGTACCATATCCTGGGACGACAACATGCTCATGTCCACCACTGTGGAAAttggcaggcacacacacacacaaacaggatacATGAACAGATGCTCACATATTAACATGATTCtatacacaaagaaataaacaaataaacaaataaacacacataaaacacatcaatataTAGTTTAGAGAACAGCTAGGaatacatgaaaataatattCTCACCAAAAATTGTAAAGCAGGATTAGAATTAAGGGAGTGTATCACATTTTATGTTATCCAAATGATCCATCAAGTTATTGTTATGCTGTGTATTTTCCAAATCCCTTATTTTACAGCCAAATCATGCTTCTTACCATTCGTGTGAGGCCAGGAGTGAAGGACTGTACTTCTGACAACAGCTGGATCCACTTTCCCTCCTGTGGGGTTATCCACATACTGCAGTCCTTGCTCAAAGGCATTGTAACACTCCACACAGGCATCACTCCCATCTGCCCACTGCTTTTCAGACATCCAGCTTTGGAGCAGTGCCCCCTTGCGACCATGACAGGAACAACTGAGGGGGAGATGCAATGACGCCAGAGAAGAAATAGGCTGGGAACACTGTTCCCGTAGGAGGACCATGACTAACGGAGAGGCAGGGGCTGCATCCTGTGGCCTCTTGGCCCTGGGGTCTCCCATAGTTGGGTCCCTACGGCAAAGAGCCAGCCTCCTCTCGGCCGCCCGACCTACCTCAGAAGTCCGACCGTAAATATCCAGCTCATCCTCCAGAAAGAGGCCTGTGCCATGAGCCAGTAGCCTGTTCACAATGGCACTGAAGCCACACATACAGCGGTACTGATCCTCACAAGTAGAATCAGGGATATAAACCCCCACATCTGCTCCTTTAACATTCATATTGCAGGCACAGATACAGCAGCTGTCAAAGTTACGATCCTTGAAGACGTTGAGGACGGAGTCTGAGAGCAGGAGGATAGTGTACAGGCTGTGCGCCTCGGGTAGGGAGGGTCCTGGCCGAGCTAGGGGCTCTACAGAGCTAAGGGGCAGGCTAGTGGAGGGCGTGGAGGCCGGTGAGCTGAGCTCAGTACCATCCTGTTTCACCGAACCTTGCCCAGAACTTGCAGCGTTAATACCCCGTGGTGTACGTGGGGTTCGTGGAGTGGGAACAGAGAAGCGAGGAGTGGCAGGAGATGGCAGGATCCCAACAGTCGTGCTCATAGAGGCAGTGGTGGCGCTCATCTGGCCGTACTCCTGGTCTGTGAGGGTGTTGACGCTTGGGACATTTCTGGAAAACGCACACgttgaaagaaacaaaaactactAGTCAGACATAGACAGATAAACTGAACTATAACTGTTCAGGCAGCAGCTCTTAAGAGGCCATACTGCACCTCACACCACAAAATCCTTTGAAAAAACTGACAGTCACAAAAGCTTCTCATAGCTGACTACTCACGTGTATCCATCTTTGATGAAAGTGTTATTCTGAGGATGCATGACCGTTGGGAAATGCTCCATTTTGGGCATTAGGGCCCAAGATGGACGATAGTAGCATTGCTCAGGAATCTTGAGTGGTGGTAGACTCTGGCTGGGTAGGCAGGATAGTGGAGCAAACATGGAGGAACCTATCTGTGGCTGGAGAGAGAAATTTATCATTTAGTAACACCGACACACTCTTCATTGTGTCGAGTGGTAAAACTGTATTACAGTAGTGTTTGACATGTCTATCGAGTAAGCATGCCTACCAAGAAATACTTACATTAGCAGTTAAATATTATGTTAGAGTCATAGTCAAGTAATACTTGGCAATAATCCTGAGAGATATAATTtcactgcatttgttttgtaaGTTGGGCATTGtagttttaatatttatcaAACAGAGGTGAATAGtaaacttttcatgttttttcagtgCAAAGCGGGATGGTATATGTGAGAtcaacccccccaaaaaactatAGCATGCATGTTCATTGTAACGAATGTGTgatattgatgtatttttaagaGGTTTTGGATAACAACGGGGGTCTCTGGCACAGAGAAATAGCAAATCAGGCTTTGGCTACAAGCAACACTTGCCAGGCATATAAAGTccttgttggatttgtttttcctgtcacAGTGCTAACAGTACAGTAGGTATTCTGTGTTCATAATATGTATGTTTGCAAttaaggagaggaaaggagataTTCCACATACATTTTATGACATATTTTATCCTTACCATTAACATATCACAAAAGAAAGCATGGACATTGATTTATACAGGTTCTTGTCCAGTGTCTAGTTTTGGTAATGTGTGCACTCCAGCCTCTCAAATTCTAACTGTGAGGTAATTACAGTGACAAAGAGGAAAACCTCCTCTAACCCATCATTTTGAAGGTTATATGCCCTAATTCAACTAGCACTGAATACATCTTGGTTATACACCACATATTGCATCATTACACCTGCAGGTAACACTCACACAACAGATCCAGTCAATTCTAATGCTTAGTGCAGGCTTTTAAACCTGTGTGGATGTTTAACGCATTGACTTGCACTAACGATACTTGTTGTTTGGAGAgggttgttgtttgtgttaaCGAGCAGATGCACCTAATAGTGTCCACTAAATGCATTCTTCTATAATTAGCACTTGCCAGCTCACAGAGCCTGCAGTCACTACAGATGTCTGACTCACAACACAGAGATAGGTAATTAGAAAGCTACAGGTATTAGTGAAACAATTCCAACATGATATGTAAGCCTGACCAGCTGCTCAAGAGCCAGTCAACAAGTCCCCGTATTGAATTCCTTTTGACGAGAGCTTTAAATGGATTGAAGTCATTTATAAAAGTAATTAACCAGCCAGAGTCTCTACTCCATTACTTCAGTGTAGCATATGATACATAAAGCTTAATTTGCTGCTACATGTGCTGTTAATTGGAGATCGATTCAGGATCTTAATTCTCACCTTGAAATCATCCTGCCGTGGACTGGCCATGCCCTCTTCAATCTCCATCCTATATTCAGTAAGTTGTGTGGAGGCTGAAGGCGGCAGGTGGTCAGCTGCTCCACTTGGCGCGGGGGGCTCTTGGCTTGGGGTGTCTCGATACGTCATGATGGGAGAGAAGGCCGGGTGCTGCTCTAGAGAAGGTGGGGTGGGAAACATGCGCTGGAGGTCTGCTACTGCTGAAAGGAGACAGAAATGGAGAAAGcgatggagagaggaggaggagaggggaaaaatgtAATGGGTGtgatgtgatgaagaaaatcatTGCAACACCTACAAAACTATGCCACACATGAAGTAAGAATGCAGcaaatatacataaacacagcagTTAGATTACAGAACTAAAAACTCACTTGATGGATAAGGTACTGCAACTCTTCCTTCTTTCCCCAGAGGGCGATCTTCTGTTGATACTGGAAGCTTGGTGGAGTGCTGGTTGGGGTAAACAGTCTACAAATTATTACACATGAGATGAGAGGatcagttttgtttaatttctaaaacaaaatgaacaatgaaagaCTTAAACTAATACCCAATATATGTGTCTGTGCTTCGACTAAATCTTCAAAAAGCCTGTTTGTTAAATAAGCCAGGTTATAGTATGTAAAGCAAGATTCCTCACCCCCAgctcttcctcatcttcatcaaaTATGTTGTCTAG from Larimichthys crocea isolate SSNF chromosome IX, L_crocea_2.0, whole genome shotgun sequence includes the following:
- the LOC104924912 gene encoding mediator of RNA polymerase II transcription subunit 13-like isoform X3, whose protein sequence is MTTTANWVANGASLEDCHSNIFSLAELTGIKWRCYGFRSGGEYGPVISAPAQDDPVLRSFMRCVQANLLCVWRRKIKPDAKELWIFWWGEEPNLSDVIHHELEVSEEGLWECGLSYECRTLLFKAIHNLLERCLMDKGFLRIGKWFFKPHELEEKSLGNSEHLSCSFSFFLHGESNVCTSVEIAQHQPAYHVTEQHIRLAQTSITPVQVILSPYGLSGTLTGQAYKMSDPAARKLMEEWSYFYPMVLQQKEGSGEKEKEEASQAYDRNCHVAVEVIVGGVRMTYPAALVLIAQGDVPVEQPPPVPVAQGLNREPNHCSVALTPPTSPQQPCSADSGFVTSVSSVPTPDSSMGVPSISPKHSGKKLTCQVVHQAWRECYLNQPQYISNQPSDETPKKEVPNGVTTWDFNDLGARASCSCSRLKQQKLNLTTTSTANPQTSANSTQSSGPSLYPPSLPKHKTSDKTEKADKQSKKPATIPFHHRLSVTQETPLEQDSPGGPQLGGLVALEPPLEPLAALPSCKYPKPLSNGRKAPETLLHSPMSPLPPTLSPHPRVQDPEVLDGPVDMPVCPDGASGLGLIASETAVYTALLRQRENGAGWWRGFRTPRTDKTDFRPPELSSDILEEVKTEIATEGAPLKRLYTQTLKRFKISEERVRDHIHTLGLFQQPGVEALREPGDDPYDFKEGDIEYTFSTSKRLKGQGREPSKKVKQGEEITSNGALPDGKDAMSIFNSAPKSDESSQDDGAAKANPSLTREKDLVVNISDLDNIFDEDEEELGHSTKLPVSTEDRPLGKEGRVAVPYPSTVADLQRMFPTPPSLEQHPAFSPIMTYRDTPSQEPPAPSGAADHLPPSASTQLTEYRMEIEEGMASPRQDDFKPQIGSSMFAPLSCLPSQSLPPLKIPEQCYYRPSWALMPKMEHFPTVMHPQNNTFIKDGYTNVPSVNTLTDQEYGQMSATTASMSTTVGILPSPATPRFSVPTPRTPRTPRGINAASSGQGSVKQDGTELSSPASTPSTSLPLSSVEPLARPGPSLPEAHSLYTILLLSDSVLNVFKDRNFDSCCICACNMNVKGADVGVYIPDSTCEDQYRCMCGFSAIVNRLLAHGTGLFLEDELDIYGRTSEVGRAAERRLALCRRDPTMGDPRAKRPQDAAPASPLVMVLLREQCSQPISSLASLHLPLSCSCHGRKGALLQSWMSEKQWADGSDACVECYNAFEQGLQYVDNPTGGKVDPAVVRSTVLHSWPHTNVVDMSMLSSQDMVRMLLSLQPFLQDAIQKKRTGRTWENIQHVQGPLTWQQFHKMAGRGSYGSEESPEPLPIPTVLLGYDRERDFLALSPLALPFWEKLLLEPYGGQRDVAYLVLCPNSPSLLAAARAFFQELSAVYETCRLGKHRPLAKVSRDGLVRVGDEVEQEKLEELDVDQWLTGPWAGQQHTDNLSKLKLYAYACKQQLGPQLSALPLDSSLLLPPKVQPPLNPTSSAQTASSGQPQAWGPDGEQAPGAASSGNAPTPSGATSNQTGETTQGTTSDSKGPSSATPPANTPAEIPELTSEQSRIGIPTVADSVDSHTNPPAIVIYIVDAFLSLSGSRNEGGEEEESDEVEASSIWLLGLLRCYTEMLQTLPEMMRPALVLQVVPCQYLLQPASGESHLYLQHLRSLAFSCYSQCRRLLPQQTHIKSLTGFGPVSTVNSVLKSPEHPSPLQLYSPPFILGPTRPKQPEQGEIWAEIPPKYNVLFVGYCLSHDQRWILVSCTDQQGELLETCIINIDVPNRARRPKVSARKMGLQKLWEWCIGLIQMTSLPWRIVIGRLGRLGHGELKDWSSLLGEHSLHSIGRQLREACRMCGISAADSPTILSACLVAMEPQGSLVVMPDAVTMGSVFGRSTALNLQTSQLNTPQDASCTHILVFPTSATTQLAPSSYPTEDNNDDMFDLPFPDELENDIGHDMMLITGNLHPSPNTSPVPSPGSPSGMGMGSHFQHTKSQGERLLSRDSPPEELKQQPLALGYYVSTAQANGLPHWFWASCPQAESQCPLFLKASLHHHISIAHSDELVTDKTKRTPHPLDSKTTSDVLRFVLEQYNALSWLTCTPATQDRQSCLPVHLAVLIQMYNAILNML